One Cucurbita pepo subsp. pepo cultivar mu-cu-16 chromosome LG09, ASM280686v2, whole genome shotgun sequence DNA window includes the following coding sequences:
- the LOC111802380 gene encoding homeobox protein knotted-1-like 6 isoform X2 — protein sequence MEEMYGLQSTAEYSDKALMSPENLILPPDYQSLLVSSGEFRDRIPVFGSNELLSAAASVISEAEAASITMEIQCEEDMVNVIKAKISSHPTYPRLLDAYIDCQKVGAPPAISHLLEGIRQESDICNRHAVATCLGVDPELDEFMETYCDMLVKYKSDLKRPFDEATTFLNKIELQLSNLCNGAFSRSLSDEGAASSDEELSGGEMEAVEAETQTKGEKRDLKDKLLRRFGSHISSLKLEFSKKKKKGKLPKEARQTLLEWWNVHYKWPYPTEADKVALAERTGLDQKQINNWFINQRKRHWKPSENMQLEGMDELSSETVRS from the exons ATGGAAGAAATGTACGGTTTGCAATCGACGGCGGAGTATTCTGATAAGGCGTTGATGTCACCGGAGAATCTGATTCTGCCTCCGGATTATCAGAGCCTACTGGTTAGTTCTGGAGAGTTTCGCGATCGGATTCCGGTGTTTGGATCCAACGAACTGCTTTCGGCGGCGGCTTCGGTCATATCGGAAGCTGAAGCAGCGTCGATCACGATGGAAATTCAATGTGAAGAAGATATGGTGAACGTGATCAAAGCTAAAATTTCTTCTCATCCTACTTATCCTCGATTGCTCGACGCCTATATTGACTGCCAAAAG GTAGGAGCGCCTCCGGCGATTTCACATTTGTTAGAGGGAATCCGTCAAGAAAGCGACATTTGTAACCGTCACGCTGTAGCCACGTGCTTAGGCGTCGATCCTGAACTCGATGAATTCATG GAAACGTACTGCGATATGTTGGTGAAGTACAAATCAGATCTCAAGAGGCCTTTCGACGAAGCAACCACGTTCTTGAATAAGATCGAGCTGCAACTTAGTAACCTCTGCAATGGCGCCTTCTCCAGAAGCCTTTCCG ATGAAGGAGCTGCCTCGTCGGATGAAGAGTTGAGTGGAGGAGAGATGGAAGCTGTGGAGGCGGAGACTCAAACCAAAGGCGAGAAAAGGGATCTCAAGGATAAGCTATTACGTAGATTTGGCAGTCATATTAGTAGCTTAAAATTGGagttctcaaagaagaagaaaaaaggaaaattaccAAAAGAAGCCAGGCAAACCCTCCTTGAATGGTGGAATGTTCACTATAAATGGCCATATCCTACG GAAGCCGATAAGGTTGCACTGGCAGAGAGAACAGGGCTTGACCAGAAGCAAATTAACAATTGGTTCATAAATCAGCGGAAACGCCACTGGAAGCCATCAGAGAATATGCAGTTGGAAGGAATGGATGAGCTTTCTTCAG AGACAGTTAGAAGCTGA
- the LOC111802380 gene encoding homeobox protein knotted-1-like 6 isoform X1 codes for MEEMYGLQSTAEYSDKALMSPENLILPPDYQSLLVSSGEFRDRIPVFGSNELLSAAASVISEAEAASITMEIQCEEDMVNVIKAKISSHPTYPRLLDAYIDCQKVGAPPAISHLLEGIRQESDICNRHAVATCLGVDPELDEFMETYCDMLVKYKSDLKRPFDEATTFLNKIELQLSNLCNGAFSRSLSDEGAASSDEELSGGEMEAVEAETQTKGEKRDLKDKLLRRFGSHISSLKLEFSKKKKKGKLPKEARQTLLEWWNVHYKWPYPTEADKVALAERTGLDQKQINNWFINQRKRHWKPSENMQLEGMDELSSGRFFRED; via the exons ATGGAAGAAATGTACGGTTTGCAATCGACGGCGGAGTATTCTGATAAGGCGTTGATGTCACCGGAGAATCTGATTCTGCCTCCGGATTATCAGAGCCTACTGGTTAGTTCTGGAGAGTTTCGCGATCGGATTCCGGTGTTTGGATCCAACGAACTGCTTTCGGCGGCGGCTTCGGTCATATCGGAAGCTGAAGCAGCGTCGATCACGATGGAAATTCAATGTGAAGAAGATATGGTGAACGTGATCAAAGCTAAAATTTCTTCTCATCCTACTTATCCTCGATTGCTCGACGCCTATATTGACTGCCAAAAG GTAGGAGCGCCTCCGGCGATTTCACATTTGTTAGAGGGAATCCGTCAAGAAAGCGACATTTGTAACCGTCACGCTGTAGCCACGTGCTTAGGCGTCGATCCTGAACTCGATGAATTCATG GAAACGTACTGCGATATGTTGGTGAAGTACAAATCAGATCTCAAGAGGCCTTTCGACGAAGCAACCACGTTCTTGAATAAGATCGAGCTGCAACTTAGTAACCTCTGCAATGGCGCCTTCTCCAGAAGCCTTTCCG ATGAAGGAGCTGCCTCGTCGGATGAAGAGTTGAGTGGAGGAGAGATGGAAGCTGTGGAGGCGGAGACTCAAACCAAAGGCGAGAAAAGGGATCTCAAGGATAAGCTATTACGTAGATTTGGCAGTCATATTAGTAGCTTAAAATTGGagttctcaaagaagaagaaaaaaggaaaattaccAAAAGAAGCCAGGCAAACCCTCCTTGAATGGTGGAATGTTCACTATAAATGGCCATATCCTACG GAAGCCGATAAGGTTGCACTGGCAGAGAGAACAGGGCTTGACCAGAAGCAAATTAACAATTGGTTCATAAATCAGCGGAAACGCCACTGGAAGCCATCAGAGAATATGCAGTTGGAAGGAATGGATGAGCTTTCTTCAGGTAGATTCTTCAGAGAGGACTGA
- the LOC111802378 gene encoding cysteine-rich receptor-like protein kinase 3, whose amino-acid sequence MKPHDFSFLIRFLLILLFRFVIESVADPRATEVALICSNNTASPLERSTFVANFLATMDAVTPLIASQRFANVVNGTGNTTVYAFGQCMNDLTQSDCDLCFAQMKTQILRCLPFQLATRGGRLFYDGCYVRYDYYNFFNESLSAVDRPVCGKVDYRGNRTIFSDNAMKLARNLSVVAPKNDGFAVGMVDFRNVSVYGLAQCWKFVRGDSCSKCLADAAKEIATCPPKADGRVLNSGCFFRYSTERFYFNSTATATGGNGRSRLAIILASVSAAVAAALIFATAVFCARRKVVRKRREKKQLGPLVALVNKSKLNFSYETLERATNYFDQSNKLGQGGSGSVYKGTLSDGRVVAIKRLFFNTRQWVDHFFNEVNLISGIRHKNLVGLLGCSITGPESLLVYEYVPNQSLHDYLFGNKNVQPLSWASRFKIVLGTAEGLAYLHEESDLKIIHRDIKLSNILLDNDFTPKIADFGLARMLPEDKTHISTAIAGTLGYMAPEYVVRGKLSEKADVYSFGVFAIEVITGRRNGHFYQDSTSILQRVWNFYGEGRLYAAVDPILGGDYPRDQASWLLQIGLVCVQAFADLRPSMSMVVKMLNGNYEIPQPKQPPYLHPSSGDIKKHNSSDSSNPNLYSNSKNSQTSMTQSIIDPR is encoded by the exons ATGAAACCTCACGATTTCTCCTTCTTGATCCGATTTCTTTTGATTCTCTTGTTTCGTTTTGTAATTGAGTCTGTGGCTGATCCGAGAGCCACTGAGGTGGCTCTCATATGTTCGAACAACACCGCTTCGCCGCTGGAGCGATCTACCTTCGTGGCGAATTTCTTGGCGACGATGGATGCGGTTACTCCTCTTATTGCTTCACAGCGATTTGCAAACGTTGTGAACGGGACTGGAAATACGACGGTTTATGCGTTTGGTCAGTGTATGAATGATCTTACTCAATCGGACTGCGATCTCTGTTTTGCGCAGATGAAAACTCAGATCCTGCGGTGTCTTCCCTTTCAGCTTGCTACTCGCGGAGGTAGACTGTTCTATGATGGATGCTATGTTAGGTatgattattataatttcttcaaTGAATCTTTGAGTGCTGTGGATAGACCTGTATGTGGGAAGGTGGATTATAGAGGGAATAGGACCATTTTTAGTGATAACGCTATGAAATTAGCGAGGAATTTGAGTGTTGTAGCGCCCAAGAACGATGGATTTGCTGTAGGAATGGTGGATTTTAGGAATGTCTCGGTTTATGGATTGGCTCAGTGTTGGAAATTTGTGAGAGGGGATTCTTGCTCGAAGTGTTTGGCTGATGCAGCTAAGGAAATTGCTACCTGTCCTCCAAAAGCCGATGGAAGGGTGCTGAATTCTGGCTGTTTCTTCAGATATTCAACTGAACGATTCTATTTCAACAGCACGGCGACCGCCACTGGAGGAAATG GAAGGAGTCGTCTAGCGATAATTTTGGCTTCGGTATCGGCTGCTGTGGCTGCTGCATTGATTTTTGCAACGGCTGTTTTCTGTGCCAGAAGGAAAGTAGTGAGGAAACGCAGAG AGAAGAAGCAACTTGGTCCTCTTGTGGCTCTTGTTAACAAGTCCAAGCTTAATTTTTCATACGAGACCCTTGAGAGGGCCACTAATTACTTCGACCAATCCAATAAACTTGGACAAGGAGGCTCTGGTTCAGTTTATAAG GGAACTCTGTCAGATGGTCGAGTCGTAGCAATCAAGAGGCTGTTCTTCAACACGAGACAATGGGTGGATCATTTCTTCAATGAAGTAAACTTGATAAGTGGCATCCGACACAAAAATCTTGTCGGGCTGTTGGGATGCAGTATTACTGGTCCTGAAAGCCTCCTTGTTTATGAATATGTGCCAAATCAAAGCCTGCACGATTACCTTTTTG GTAACAAGAACGTGCAGCCACTGAGTTGGGCATCCAGGTTTAAGATTGTGTTGGGCACAGCTGAAGGGTTGGCTTATCTTCATGAGGAGTCAGATTTGAAAATCATTCATCGGGACATAAAATTAAGCAATATTCTACTGGACAATGATTTCACTCCAAAGATTGCTGATTTTGGACTTGCTAGAATGCTTCCTGAAGATAAGACACACATTAGCACTGCaattgctggcacact AGGTTACATGGCTCCGGAGTATGTAGTACGTGGCAAGTTGTCTGAAAAGGCCGATGTTTACAGTTTCGGAGTTTTTGCCATTGAAGTTATCACAGGAAGAAGGAATGGTCACTTCTATCAAGATTCAACCTCCATCTTACAAAGG GTATGGAATTTTTATGGAGAGGGAAGGCTATATGCAGCTGTCGATCCTATCCTTGGAGGCGATTATCCACGAGACCAAGCGTCGTGGTTGCTTCAAATAGGTCTAGTTTGTGTGCAAGCCTTTGCTGACTTAAGGCCATCCATGTCAATGGTTGTGAAAATGCTTAATGGAAACTATGAGATTCCCCAGCCAAAACAGCCTCCATATCTTCATCCTTCAAGCGGAGacataaaaaaacacaattcaTCAGACTCATCCAATCCCAATCTCTACTCCAACTCGAAAAATTCACAAACTAGCATGACTCAAAGCATCATCGATCCTAGATGA